In Cydia splendana chromosome 3, ilCydSple1.2, whole genome shotgun sequence, one DNA window encodes the following:
- the LOC134806774 gene encoding uncharacterized protein LOC134806774 isoform X1 yields the protein MAVAPILPFILLSVVSRSKCESSTGYNYNSGNGGTFGELLKPPPPPLSQIKPVPFHGGASRSQRQNVDPGYHYQPPPPPPPQALSSDFKFPAPFYKQYNFNFVPPPQPFTTPSSSLFQKVSGWLFPSQETEPVSAYNNNNNIAPIKKDCNPCNLVPWIPVIRYDLGGKSLQQSLIPTYGPPSPTAQNAVQFRPRPFYSQNQEVPHISTGIPHANYGPPSLDNNKGFLSSTYGPPSPTHTVANPTSSTFIPSSSFGSSSSYNSVSNSYNAQSSTYGQPSSLYNIPSSTYGAPSSSYGLPSSTYGPPISTYSTPAPLYDSPRPITSTYLPVTPSYEPGVINYDLPQDNQIDVIQNTLPSEDLQLPKVSAPLGFKNSYGEPIPSSYGAEIPFPVSATAAESSKIRTEVLPLDGTKGLNPNHSLALAKPAPFTLNRGRNIHTLQPVALPNLSVSPLPPIFNARPFRPLPNLPLNHALGIKQVQPPSNNVNIQQSLPIAEYTHSIDYPTSIVQSPVIDIDVGKISNQSKAYRNIPNGFIVESFRDISSQASEDHIEATKSNQDSSFESTGVEVGNDLYEPNIPYDLKYKSGNHLSNHKNFADLRGVKDEDVDKYRTESNLQNIDSPLLYLKPGTPHKEYTNFVFSTSGPLNVDDYEIYDDISTTVAPKQSTFSSSAWEESRTDYSDAFSQPTAAQEDSNKPKIVQIIIPYTTGQQNKQTNEHEQNQEEWISTPDDYLARKVPTNTENYYTVDSSTESYTTPSTTTEEPSHTENDNYQSERLNTHSILNDLYDVKEPPFDIIKLQQNIDDWTEQEFSKRFKTQSQRTRNNGKYAKQIPDEYFTTISPVTNSVTPSIYNYDFYDHEGSYSIRHSVTEDESTNTKSHKNNNNIDSTRSKLKDKNKDDYEDLQKLHIYTAASSFRSSTTTPAPWEAIQTSISPLTKEKVYVVTSKPWTESQNTTVHDYEHIASFESKKTNLDNEASASDNLPFQSPRFSNRPSFTTGENIESVKSDSSYGFSRNWHQRINDLENKKNNNSTSFPEGSQNISTNNKEDTHPTTVTAEPPENVSSEKV from the exons ATACTCCCGTTCATACTGCTATCTGTGGTCTCAAGAAGTAAATGCGAATCCTCGACTGGGTACAATTACAACAGCGGGAACGGGGGAACATTCGGGGAGTTATTGAAGCCACCACCGCCGCCACTGTCTCAAATCAAACCGGTGCCGTTTCACGGCGGCGCCAGCAGATCGCAACGGCAGAATGTTGACCCGGGGTATCATTACCAACCTCCACCGCCGCCTCCACCTCAGGCGCTATCGTCTGACTTCAAATTCCCGGCTCCTTTTTACAAAcaatacaattttaattttgtacctCCTCCTCAGCCTTTCACAACTCCATCTTCTTCGCTATTCCAAAAAGTCTCCGGTTGGTTATTCCCTTCTCAAGAAACAGAACCAGTATCTGCGTATAACAACAATAACAATATAGCGCCTATAAAAAAAGATTGCAATCCCTGCAATCTAGTGCCATGGATTCCAGTAATAAGATACGATTTGGGAGGTAAAAGTTTGCAGCAAAGTTTGATACCGACTTATGGACCTCCGAGTCCCACCGCACAAAACGCGGTTCAATTTAGACCACGGCCGTTTTATTCACAAAATCAGGAAGTACCACATATATCAACTGGGATACCTCATGCAAATTATGGTCCACCTTCCCTAGATAACAATAAGGGCTTCTTAAGCTCCACATATGGGCCACCAAGTCCAACTCATACGGTAGCAAATCCGACTAGCTCTACGTTTATACCAAGTTCATCATTTGGATCCAGTTCATCTTATAACTCAGTCAGTAATTCATACAATGCTCAAAGTTCGACTTACGGACAACCCAGTTCGTTATACAATATTCCTAGTTCTACATATGGGGCACCAAGTTCATCGTATGGATTACCCAGTTCAACTTATGGTCCACCTATTTCTACTTACTCTACACCTGCGCCACTATATGATTCACCGAGGCCTATAACATCGACTTACTTACCTGTGACTCCCAGTTATGAGCCAGGAGTAATAAATTATGACCTCCCTCAAGATAATCAAATAGATGTTATACAGAACACTCTTCCTTCCGAGGACTTACAATTACCAAAAGTTTCCGCTCCATTAGGGTTTAAAAATTCATACGGGGAGCCAATTCCAAGCTCGTATGGAGCAGAAATACCTTTCCCAGTATCGGCTACTGCAGCGGAATCGTCTAAAATAAGGACTGAAGTTTTACCTCTTGATGGGACTAAAGGATTAAATCCTAATCATTCATTAGCTCTGGCAAAACCAGCCCCATTTACTTTGAATAGAGGACGAAACATACATACGTTACAACCTGTTGCTTTACCGAACTTGAGCGTATCTCCATTACCACCAATATTTAATGCTCGGCCATTCCGGCCGCTACCTAACTTGCCCTTAAATCATGCCCTCGGAATAAAACAAGTGCAACCACCATCGAATAATGTTAATATACAACAAAGCTTACCAATTGCCGAATACACTCATTCTATAGATTATCCTACATCTATAGTGCAATCGCCAGTTATCGACATCGATGTCGgaaaaatatcaaatcaatcgaAGGCTTACAGAAATATTCCTAATGGATTTATAGTAGAGAGTTTCAGGGATATTTCTTCCCAAGCATCTGAAGATCATATTGAAGCTACAAAGTCAAATCAAGATTCTAGTTTTGAAAGTACTGGAGTTGAGGTTGGCAATGATTTATATGAGCCGAATATACCTTatgatttaaaatataaatccGGTAATCACCTTTCCAACCACAAGAACTTTGCTGATTTAAGAGGAGTTAAGGACGAAGACGTTGATAAATATCGTACAGAGAGTAATTTACAGAATATAGATTCACCATTGTTGTATCTAAAGCCTGGAACTCCACATAAAGAGTATACTAACTTCGTGTTTTCTACAAGTGGTCCATTAAATGTAGACGATTATGAAATTTACGATGATATTTCTACAACAGTGGCACCAAAGCAATCAACGTTCTCTAGTAGTGCTTGGGAAGAAAGTAGAACCGATTATAGCGATGCGTTTTCACAACCAACAGCAGCTCAGGAAGATTCAAATAAACCAAAAATTGTTCAAATTATCATACCATACACAACTGGGCAGCAGAATAAGCAAACGAATGAACACGAACAGAACCAAGAGGAATGGATATCGACTCCTGATGACTACCTAGCTAGGAAAGTGCCAACGAAtacagaaaattattacacTGTTGATTCTAGTACGGAGAGTTACACTACGCCTAGTACAACAACAGAGGAGCCATCTCACACAGAAAATGATAATTACCAATCAGAGAGATTGAATACCCATTCTATACTAAACGACTTGTATGATGTAAAAGAACCTCCCTTTGATATTATAAAACTTCAACAAAACATCGATGATTGGACCGAACAAGAGTTTTCTAAACGTTTTAAAACTCAATCTCAACGAACTCGTAATAACGGTAAATATGCTAAACAAATTCCAGACGaatattttactacaattaGTCCGGTTACTAATTCTGTGACGCCTAGCAtatataattatgatttttatgATCACGAAGGATCATATAGTATACGGCATTCCGTAACTGAGGATGAAAGTACAAATAcaaaatcacacaaaaataataataatatagataGTACCAGGTCTAAACTGAAAGACAAAAATAAAGATGATTATGAAGATTTGCAAAAGCTTCACATCTATACCGCTGCGTCATCATTCCGATCTTCGACCACTACTCCTGCTCCATGGGAGGCTATTCAAACTTCTATATCTCCACTAACTAAAGAAAAGGTGTACGTGGTTACATCAAAACCATGGACGGAATCTCAGAATACGACTGTTCACGATTATGAACATATAGCATCTTTTGAGTCTAAGAAGACGAATTTAGATAACGAGGCATCTGCCTCAGACAATCTTCCTTTTCAATCTCCCAGGTTCTCCAACAGACCCAGCTTCACAACTGGCGAGAATATAGAATCCGTTAAATCCGATTCTTCGTATGGATTCTCTAGAAATTGGCATCAAAGAA TAAATGACTTGGAGAATAAGAAGAATAACAATAGTACATCGTTTCCAGAAGGTTCTCAGAACATATCCACTAACAATAAAGAG GATACACACCCCACTACAGTGACTGCAGAACCTCCTGAAAACGTCAGTAGTGAGAAAGTGTAA
- the LOC134806774 gene encoding uncharacterized protein LOC134806774 isoform X2 yields the protein MAVAPILPFILLSVVSRSKCESSTGYNYNSGNGGTFGELLKPPPPPLSQIKPVPFHGGASRSQRQNVDPGYHYQPPPPPPPQALSSDFKFPAPFYKQYNFNFVPPPQPFTTPSSSLFQKVSGWLFPSQETEPVSAYNNNNNIAPIKKDCNPCNLVPWIPVIRYDLGGKSLQQSLIPTYGPPSPTAQNAVQFRPRPFYSQNQEVPHISTGIPHANYGPPSLDNNKGFLSSTYGPPSPTHTVANPTSSTFIPSSSFGSSSSYNSVSNSYNAQSSTYGQPSSLYNIPSSTYGAPSSSYGLPSSTYGPPISTYSTPAPLYDSPRPITSTYLPVTPSYEPGVINYDLPQDNQIDVIQNTLPSEDLQLPKVSAPLGFKNSYGEPIPSSYGAEIPFPVSATAAESSKIRTEVLPLDGTKGLNPNHSLALAKPAPFTLNRGRNIHTLQPVALPNLSVSPLPPIFNARPFRPLPNLPLNHALGIKQVQPPSNNVNIQQSLPIAEYTHSIDYPTSIVQSPVIDIDVGKISNQSKAYRNIPNGFIVESFRDISSQASEDHIEATKSNQDSSFESTGVEVGNDLYEPNIPYDLKYKSGNHLSNHKNFADLRGVKDEDVDKYRTESNLQNIDSPLLYLKPGTPHKEYTNFVFSTSGPLNVDDYEIYDDISTTVAPKQSTFSSSAWEESRTDYSDAFSQPTAAQEDSNKPKIVQIIIPYTTGQQNKQTNEHEQNQEEWISTPDDYLARKVPTNTENYYTVDSSTESYTTPSTTTEEPSHTENDNYQSERLNTHSILNDLYDVKEPPFDIIKLQQNIDDWTEQEFSKRFKTQSQRTRNNGKYAKQIPDEYFTTISPVTNSVTPSIYNYDFYDHEGSYSIRHSVTEDESTNTKSHKNNNNIDSTRSKLKDKNKDDYEDLQKLHIYTAASSFRSSTTTPAPWEAIQTSISPLTKEKVYVVTSKPWTESQNTTVHDYEHIASFESKKTNLDNEASASDNLPFQSPRFSNRPSFTTGENIESVKSDSSYGFSRNWHQRINDLENKKNNNSTSFPEGYTPHYSDCRTS from the exons ATACTCCCGTTCATACTGCTATCTGTGGTCTCAAGAAGTAAATGCGAATCCTCGACTGGGTACAATTACAACAGCGGGAACGGGGGAACATTCGGGGAGTTATTGAAGCCACCACCGCCGCCACTGTCTCAAATCAAACCGGTGCCGTTTCACGGCGGCGCCAGCAGATCGCAACGGCAGAATGTTGACCCGGGGTATCATTACCAACCTCCACCGCCGCCTCCACCTCAGGCGCTATCGTCTGACTTCAAATTCCCGGCTCCTTTTTACAAAcaatacaattttaattttgtacctCCTCCTCAGCCTTTCACAACTCCATCTTCTTCGCTATTCCAAAAAGTCTCCGGTTGGTTATTCCCTTCTCAAGAAACAGAACCAGTATCTGCGTATAACAACAATAACAATATAGCGCCTATAAAAAAAGATTGCAATCCCTGCAATCTAGTGCCATGGATTCCAGTAATAAGATACGATTTGGGAGGTAAAAGTTTGCAGCAAAGTTTGATACCGACTTATGGACCTCCGAGTCCCACCGCACAAAACGCGGTTCAATTTAGACCACGGCCGTTTTATTCACAAAATCAGGAAGTACCACATATATCAACTGGGATACCTCATGCAAATTATGGTCCACCTTCCCTAGATAACAATAAGGGCTTCTTAAGCTCCACATATGGGCCACCAAGTCCAACTCATACGGTAGCAAATCCGACTAGCTCTACGTTTATACCAAGTTCATCATTTGGATCCAGTTCATCTTATAACTCAGTCAGTAATTCATACAATGCTCAAAGTTCGACTTACGGACAACCCAGTTCGTTATACAATATTCCTAGTTCTACATATGGGGCACCAAGTTCATCGTATGGATTACCCAGTTCAACTTATGGTCCACCTATTTCTACTTACTCTACACCTGCGCCACTATATGATTCACCGAGGCCTATAACATCGACTTACTTACCTGTGACTCCCAGTTATGAGCCAGGAGTAATAAATTATGACCTCCCTCAAGATAATCAAATAGATGTTATACAGAACACTCTTCCTTCCGAGGACTTACAATTACCAAAAGTTTCCGCTCCATTAGGGTTTAAAAATTCATACGGGGAGCCAATTCCAAGCTCGTATGGAGCAGAAATACCTTTCCCAGTATCGGCTACTGCAGCGGAATCGTCTAAAATAAGGACTGAAGTTTTACCTCTTGATGGGACTAAAGGATTAAATCCTAATCATTCATTAGCTCTGGCAAAACCAGCCCCATTTACTTTGAATAGAGGACGAAACATACATACGTTACAACCTGTTGCTTTACCGAACTTGAGCGTATCTCCATTACCACCAATATTTAATGCTCGGCCATTCCGGCCGCTACCTAACTTGCCCTTAAATCATGCCCTCGGAATAAAACAAGTGCAACCACCATCGAATAATGTTAATATACAACAAAGCTTACCAATTGCCGAATACACTCATTCTATAGATTATCCTACATCTATAGTGCAATCGCCAGTTATCGACATCGATGTCGgaaaaatatcaaatcaatcgaAGGCTTACAGAAATATTCCTAATGGATTTATAGTAGAGAGTTTCAGGGATATTTCTTCCCAAGCATCTGAAGATCATATTGAAGCTACAAAGTCAAATCAAGATTCTAGTTTTGAAAGTACTGGAGTTGAGGTTGGCAATGATTTATATGAGCCGAATATACCTTatgatttaaaatataaatccGGTAATCACCTTTCCAACCACAAGAACTTTGCTGATTTAAGAGGAGTTAAGGACGAAGACGTTGATAAATATCGTACAGAGAGTAATTTACAGAATATAGATTCACCATTGTTGTATCTAAAGCCTGGAACTCCACATAAAGAGTATACTAACTTCGTGTTTTCTACAAGTGGTCCATTAAATGTAGACGATTATGAAATTTACGATGATATTTCTACAACAGTGGCACCAAAGCAATCAACGTTCTCTAGTAGTGCTTGGGAAGAAAGTAGAACCGATTATAGCGATGCGTTTTCACAACCAACAGCAGCTCAGGAAGATTCAAATAAACCAAAAATTGTTCAAATTATCATACCATACACAACTGGGCAGCAGAATAAGCAAACGAATGAACACGAACAGAACCAAGAGGAATGGATATCGACTCCTGATGACTACCTAGCTAGGAAAGTGCCAACGAAtacagaaaattattacacTGTTGATTCTAGTACGGAGAGTTACACTACGCCTAGTACAACAACAGAGGAGCCATCTCACACAGAAAATGATAATTACCAATCAGAGAGATTGAATACCCATTCTATACTAAACGACTTGTATGATGTAAAAGAACCTCCCTTTGATATTATAAAACTTCAACAAAACATCGATGATTGGACCGAACAAGAGTTTTCTAAACGTTTTAAAACTCAATCTCAACGAACTCGTAATAACGGTAAATATGCTAAACAAATTCCAGACGaatattttactacaattaGTCCGGTTACTAATTCTGTGACGCCTAGCAtatataattatgatttttatgATCACGAAGGATCATATAGTATACGGCATTCCGTAACTGAGGATGAAAGTACAAATAcaaaatcacacaaaaataataataatatagataGTACCAGGTCTAAACTGAAAGACAAAAATAAAGATGATTATGAAGATTTGCAAAAGCTTCACATCTATACCGCTGCGTCATCATTCCGATCTTCGACCACTACTCCTGCTCCATGGGAGGCTATTCAAACTTCTATATCTCCACTAACTAAAGAAAAGGTGTACGTGGTTACATCAAAACCATGGACGGAATCTCAGAATACGACTGTTCACGATTATGAACATATAGCATCTTTTGAGTCTAAGAAGACGAATTTAGATAACGAGGCATCTGCCTCAGACAATCTTCCTTTTCAATCTCCCAGGTTCTCCAACAGACCCAGCTTCACAACTGGCGAGAATATAGAATCCGTTAAATCCGATTCTTCGTATGGATTCTCTAGAAATTGGCATCAAAGAA TAAATGACTTGGAGAATAAGAAGAATAACAATAGTACATCGTTTCCAGAAG GATACACACCCCACTACAGTGACTGCAGAACCTCCTGA